The proteins below come from a single Acaryochloris sp. CCMEE 5410 genomic window:
- the psb32 gene encoding photosystem II repair protein Psb32 — MKVQLNKLWDWKGQLQRWLIVGLLTLLVGLPLWSPPALATVVEDIPNLSASQSTWLADKAELLSVITERSVNKTLKQISRQTGTDVRVITIRGLNYGETADSFANTLFEQWFPTSEDQANQVLLVYDARTNAPAILVGQEAQKLLSEETAQSIAFDNLLIPIRKGNYNEAFIGAGDRFAAVITGQEDPGPPEVEVTAFAESNFRTAEETNDTSSAILVVVLLILATAIPMLTYFYYQRS, encoded by the coding sequence ATGAAAGTTCAACTCAACAAACTATGGGATTGGAAAGGACAACTACAGCGGTGGTTGATTGTTGGCCTGCTTACCCTCCTGGTCGGATTACCGCTTTGGTCTCCTCCGGCCTTGGCAACCGTTGTTGAGGATATCCCCAATCTTTCCGCGAGTCAGTCGACTTGGTTAGCCGATAAAGCAGAACTTCTGAGCGTCATTACTGAGCGCTCGGTGAATAAAACCCTTAAACAGATATCCCGACAGACTGGGACAGACGTTAGGGTCATTACCATTCGAGGTCTTAATTATGGTGAGACCGCAGATAGTTTTGCGAACACCTTATTTGAACAGTGGTTCCCTACATCAGAAGACCAAGCAAACCAAGTCTTGCTAGTTTATGATGCTCGTACCAATGCCCCTGCGATTCTAGTGGGCCAAGAAGCCCAGAAATTGCTTTCAGAAGAAACGGCTCAAAGTATCGCCTTTGACAATCTGCTGATTCCTATTCGTAAAGGGAACTACAACGAGGCCTTTATTGGAGCTGGGGATCGATTTGCAGCTGTGATCACTGGGCAAGAAGATCCGGGTCCACCTGAAGTTGAAGTCACCGCTTTTGCTGAAAGTAATTTCCGTACTGCAGAAGAAACCAATGACACCAGCTCCGCCATACTAGTCGTTGTACTACTAATCTTGGCAACAGCCATTCCGATGCTGACTTATTTCTACTATCAGCGTTCATAG
- a CDS encoding septal ring lytic transglycosylase RlpA family protein has translation MRNKLVLTGLAAALTVSVVSALSTSEANQTLEVEKPAPETVREQDASIETSDEADVSEEVQDADVVKVGDSQPKGAVSNKPAIAKIHAYEKSGRPAATLYVRNIPVVTFLGTEKSAETEKVATTKSETAQPEANQQDPVWRATTIAAKINQLDRDGVDANNIKVIWDKERESYVIKTSDAHILEMSELTILPKTTKDMGDDALKITNLLRRQMGTTVALKDIPGRPKPPAPAVAATSVRYQVSGEASWYGPGFHGNYTANGEVYNQYALTAAHKTLPFGTRVRVTNLYNGRSVVVRINDRGPFTPGRIIDLSQGAAQLIGVTSSGVAPVQMDILQ, from the coding sequence ATGAGAAATAAACTGGTTTTAACTGGCCTAGCTGCCGCACTTACGGTATCCGTTGTGAGCGCACTGAGTACGAGTGAGGCCAATCAAACCCTAGAAGTAGAAAAGCCTGCTCCAGAGACAGTCCGTGAGCAAGATGCATCAATTGAAACCTCGGATGAGGCCGATGTGTCTGAAGAGGTTCAAGATGCTGATGTGGTTAAGGTCGGAGACAGTCAACCTAAGGGCGCGGTTAGTAACAAACCTGCGATCGCAAAAATTCACGCCTATGAAAAGTCGGGTCGACCGGCCGCTACCTTGTATGTGCGTAATATCCCCGTCGTTACATTTCTAGGGACAGAAAAGTCTGCTGAAACAGAGAAAGTCGCTACAACCAAATCAGAAACCGCTCAACCTGAAGCGAATCAGCAAGATCCGGTGTGGCGGGCTACAACCATTGCCGCCAAGATTAATCAGTTGGATCGAGATGGGGTTGATGCCAATAACATTAAGGTCATTTGGGATAAAGAGCGCGAGAGCTATGTAATTAAGACAAGCGACGCCCACATCCTGGAAATGAGCGAGCTAACGATACTCCCCAAAACTACCAAGGATATGGGAGATGACGCCCTGAAGATTACGAATTTACTGCGTCGTCAAATGGGGACTACTGTGGCGTTAAAAGACATTCCCGGTCGCCCTAAGCCTCCTGCTCCTGCCGTTGCCGCAACATCTGTCCGGTATCAAGTTAGTGGCGAAGCCTCTTGGTATGGCCCAGGCTTTCATGGTAACTACACTGCCAATGGTGAAGTTTATAATCAGTACGCATTGACCGCAGCTCATAAAACCTTGCCCTTTGGGACCCGAGTCAGAGTCACCAATTTGTATAACGGGCGTTCTGTAGTTGTACGAATCAATGACCGCGGACCGTTTACCCCTGGACGCATCATAGATTTATCCCAAGGTGCTGCTCAACTGATTGGTGTGACCAGTAGTGGTGTCGCTCCCGTACAGATGGATATTCTGCAGTAG
- a CDS encoding HAD family hydrolase, whose translation MPRLITDFDGPIVDVSERYYQVYQYCLTTISRPGQAISRLPKSKFWFLKRSRIPETQIGIYSGLDESQAKDFAHLRRVTVHTMPYFKHDLIIPCARAALQKLQSRGVELVVMTMRRTRELDFALSNYGLDEFFRPERRYCLTNDYVKTQDIEDKTLLMEKAMQELPPDQTWMLGDTEADMIAAQSQNLPAIAVLSGIRDQAQLSAYHPDYILEDIAAATDLILEQILMSSASA comes from the coding sequence ATGCCCCGCTTAATTACAGACTTTGATGGTCCAATTGTTGATGTATCTGAACGGTATTATCAGGTTTATCAGTATTGTCTAACCACTATTTCTAGACCGGGGCAAGCTATAAGCCGTCTTCCTAAGTCAAAATTCTGGTTTCTAAAACGATCAAGAATCCCTGAGACTCAAATTGGCATCTATTCAGGACTCGATGAATCCCAGGCAAAGGACTTTGCCCATTTACGTCGAGTTACTGTTCATACGATGCCCTATTTTAAGCATGATCTGATCATTCCCTGCGCCCGAGCTGCACTACAAAAACTCCAGTCCAGGGGAGTAGAACTCGTGGTGATGACCATGAGGCGCACTCGGGAATTAGACTTTGCCCTGTCGAATTATGGGTTAGATGAATTCTTTCGGCCTGAACGACGGTATTGTCTGACCAATGACTATGTGAAGACTCAAGATATTGAAGATAAAACCCTGCTGATGGAAAAGGCGATGCAGGAACTCCCCCCAGATCAAACATGGATGTTGGGTGATACGGAAGCGGACATGATTGCGGCCCAATCCCAAAACCTACCTGCGATCGCAGTTTTGTCTGGCATTAGGGATCAAGCCCAACTTTCTGCTTATCATCCAGACTACATATTGGAAGATATTGCTGCTGCAACAGACTTAATCCTTGAGCAGATCTTGATGTCCAGTGCTTCTGCTTGA
- the purM gene encoding phosphoribosylformylglycinamidine cyclo-ligase, translating into MDYRDAGVNIQAGRTFVSDIKQMVADTIRPEVLGNLGGFNGLFQLPTGYQEPVLVSGTDGVGTKLKLAQALNQHHTVGIDLVAMCVNDVLTCGAEPLFFLDYLATSQLQPEQLKQVIAGIAQGCKTAGCALLGGETAEMPGFYQPSEYDLAGFCVGIVDKQKLLNGTKINIGDAVIGLASQGVHSNGFSLVRKIVAEGMNPHRAEPGWDWQDCPERLGGMSLGETLLTPTQIYVKPVLSVLRSGLDIHGMAHITGGGLPENGPRCLQPDQSLQLNIGQWPIPPIFEWLAEAGQVSPADMFETFNMGIGFMLVVAPEQSQTALDWLGKHQILAYEIGSVVPGNQSVLGLPIAGS; encoded by the coding sequence ATGGATTATCGTGACGCTGGTGTGAATATACAGGCAGGACGGACCTTTGTCAGTGATATCAAACAGATGGTAGCCGACACCATTCGCCCGGAAGTTTTAGGCAATCTAGGAGGGTTCAATGGCCTATTCCAATTACCAACAGGCTATCAAGAACCTGTTCTGGTCTCAGGGACGGACGGCGTCGGCACAAAGCTGAAACTGGCTCAAGCTCTCAACCAACATCACACCGTCGGCATCGATCTGGTCGCCATGTGTGTCAATGACGTGCTGACCTGTGGAGCAGAACCTTTATTTTTCCTGGATTATCTCGCCACCAGTCAACTCCAGCCTGAACAGCTTAAGCAAGTCATCGCTGGGATCGCCCAAGGCTGCAAGACAGCTGGATGTGCTCTGTTAGGGGGAGAGACCGCCGAAATGCCTGGGTTTTATCAGCCCAGTGAATATGACCTTGCAGGCTTTTGCGTTGGGATTGTCGATAAACAGAAACTGTTGAATGGAACCAAGATCAACATTGGAGATGCTGTGATCGGTCTGGCCAGTCAGGGCGTTCATAGTAATGGATTTAGCCTGGTGAGAAAGATCGTAGCTGAAGGAATGAATCCCCATCGAGCAGAACCTGGATGGGATTGGCAAGACTGTCCTGAAAGGCTAGGGGGAATGAGCCTAGGCGAAACCCTGCTGACGCCAACTCAAATTTACGTCAAGCCCGTCTTGTCTGTCCTTCGCTCTGGCTTAGATATTCACGGCATGGCCCATATCACCGGAGGCGGATTACCTGAGAATGGACCTCGCTGCTTACAACCCGATCAATCCCTACAGCTCAATATCGGACAATGGCCGATTCCACCTATTTTTGAATGGCTTGCAGAGGCTGGACAGGTGAGTCCAGCCGATATGTTTGAGACCTTCAATATGGGGATCGGATTTATGTTGGTCGTTGCCCCAGAGCAATCCCAGACAGCCCTGGACTGGTTGGGTAAACATCAAATTTTGGCTTACGAGATTGGTTCAGTGGTTCCTGGAAATCAGTCAGTGCTGGGATTACCAATTGCTGGGAGTTGA
- a CDS encoding SRPBCC family protein, whose product METDLSFVDTPDEQLEPDITPEELAAVTLETQKLEKRHRQIQAQISLPFSPEQIWDVLIDYEALADFIPNLAKSERIPHPESIRIEQIGVKNALFLKFSARVVLDMVEDFPHAIRFEMVEGDFNAFAGAWEMTQNEDQSGTTLTYTLQVCPTRLIPVRAIEMQLGKDLPRNLIAIRQRLYQIYGG is encoded by the coding sequence ATGGAAACTGATTTAAGCTTTGTAGATACGCCTGATGAACAGTTGGAGCCAGATATTACCCCCGAAGAGCTGGCTGCCGTCACCTTAGAAACACAGAAATTAGAGAAACGGCATCGACAAATCCAAGCCCAGATTTCTTTGCCCTTTTCACCTGAGCAAATCTGGGATGTCCTCATTGACTATGAAGCCCTAGCCGACTTTATTCCTAATCTGGCTAAAAGTGAGCGTATCCCTCATCCGGAAAGCATTCGCATTGAACAAATTGGCGTTAAGAATGCGTTATTTCTGAAATTCTCGGCCCGGGTTGTGCTGGATATGGTGGAAGATTTCCCCCATGCCATTCGATTTGAAATGGTTGAAGGTGACTTCAATGCCTTTGCAGGCGCTTGGGAAATGACCCAGAATGAAGATCAGTCAGGCACAACCTTAACCTACACCTTGCAAGTCTGCCCAACCCGTTTAATTCCGGTGAGAGCGATAGAAATGCAGCTAGGGAAAGACCTGCCGCGAAATCTAATCGCGATTCGTCAAAGGCTTTACCAGATCTATGGTGGCTAG
- the rsgA gene encoding small ribosomal subunit biogenesis GTPase RsgA, with protein MSKQARAATDTPLTGTVLAVQANFYQVQLQAAQNFPSSQLLCTRRSRLKKLGQQVMVGDQVVVEEPDWLGQRGAIASILPRQSQLARPPIANVNQILLMFALAEPKLDPQQLTRFLVTAEQTHLPIILCFNKRDLTSYATQKAWRDRMKRWGYDPILISLQTGVGLKALERPLREHITVASGLSGVGKSSLINHFIPNIDLRVGRVSERWGQGRHTTRHVELFELSKGGFLADTPGFNQPSLGNILPAQLGQCFPEIRQRLSQARCQFKDCQHMDEPNCAVRGDWERYPYYLNLLAEVTEEHAKRQMTATTETRTKRKSGKRGKIKNEPKLETKRYRRPSRRQLQQDLQNIDLDHLEHSSS; from the coding sequence ATGAGTAAGCAGGCACGAGCAGCAACGGATACTCCTTTAACAGGAACGGTGTTAGCTGTTCAGGCCAATTTTTATCAGGTACAGCTTCAGGCCGCACAGAATTTCCCTTCTAGTCAGCTGCTCTGTACTCGCCGCTCTCGTCTCAAAAAGCTGGGGCAGCAAGTCATGGTCGGGGATCAAGTGGTTGTAGAAGAACCGGATTGGTTAGGGCAACGAGGTGCGATCGCAAGTATCCTCCCCCGTCAGTCCCAACTCGCTCGTCCGCCCATTGCCAATGTCAATCAAATCCTATTGATGTTTGCCTTGGCGGAGCCCAAATTAGACCCTCAGCAATTAACCCGATTTTTAGTCACAGCGGAACAGACCCACCTCCCCATTATTCTCTGTTTCAATAAGCGGGATTTAACCTCTTACGCGACGCAAAAAGCCTGGCGCGATCGTATGAAGCGGTGGGGCTATGATCCCATTCTGATCAGTCTCCAAACGGGGGTAGGGTTAAAGGCCCTTGAGCGCCCCCTTAGGGAGCACATCACCGTGGCATCAGGGCTATCAGGGGTAGGCAAATCCAGTCTGATCAACCATTTCATCCCAAACATTGACCTGCGAGTGGGACGTGTCTCGGAACGATGGGGCCAGGGTCGTCATACCACCCGCCATGTCGAGCTATTTGAGCTTTCAAAGGGGGGCTTTTTAGCGGATACCCCTGGTTTTAACCAGCCCAGCCTAGGCAACATTCTGCCAGCTCAGTTAGGCCAGTGTTTCCCCGAAATCCGACAGCGGCTCTCCCAGGCCCGTTGTCAATTTAAGGATTGCCAACATATGGATGAACCCAACTGTGCCGTTCGAGGCGACTGGGAGCGTTACCCTTATTATTTGAATTTGCTGGCAGAGGTAACAGAAGAACATGCCAAGCGGCAAATGACAGCCACGACTGAAACTCGGACGAAGCGCAAATCCGGCAAGCGGGGCAAGATCAAAAATGAGCCCAAGTTAGAAACAAAGCGGTATCGTCGCCCCTCGCGACGCCAACTCCAGCAAGATCTCCAAAATATCGATTTAGATCACCTAGAACATTCATCATCTTGA
- a CDS encoding sulfurtransferase TusA family protein produces MTEPSPPLLPASDDQIDLRGTPCPLNFVRTKLHLQKMAPGSLLEVWLDPGEPIEQVPDSLKMAGYKIEQLQDCSGFYALQVRSADL; encoded by the coding sequence ATGACGGAGCCTAGCCCACCGCTTTTGCCAGCATCAGATGACCAAATTGATTTAAGGGGAACACCTTGCCCCCTCAATTTTGTTCGCACAAAACTACATTTGCAAAAAATGGCTCCTGGATCCTTGTTAGAAGTTTGGTTAGATCCCGGCGAGCCCATTGAGCAAGTACCCGATAGCCTCAAAATGGCTGGCTATAAAATTGAACAATTACAGGACTGCTCTGGTTTTTACGCTTTGCAAGTCAGATCGGCTGACCTATGA